gactcaaattaataaaatcatgaatgagaaaggagagatcactaccaacaccagggaaatacaaacgattttaaaaacatattatgagcagctatacgccaataagttaggcaatctagaagaaatggacatatttctggaaaaccataaactaccaaaactggaactggaagaaatagaaaacctgaacaggccaaagagcagggaggaaattgaagcagtcatcaaaaacctcccaagacacaaaagtccagggccagatggcttcccaggggaattctatcaaatgttaaaagaagaaaccatacctattctactaaagctgttcagaaagatagaaagacatggaattcttccaaactcgttctatgaggccagcatcaccttaattccaaaaccagacatagaccccaccaaaaaggagaattatagaccaatatccctgatgaacatggatgcaaaaattctcagcaagatactagccgataggatacaacaatacattaagaagattattcaccatgaccaagtaggatttatccccagcaaggctggttcaacactcataaaacaatcaatgtgattcatcacatcagcaagagagaaaacaagaaccatatgatcctctcaatagatgcagagaaagcatttgacaaaatacagcatccactcctgatcaaaactcttcagagtagggatagagggaacattactcagcatcttaaaatccatctatgaaaagcccacagcaaatatcattctcaatgggaagcactgggagcctttcccctaagatcaggaacaagacagggatgtccactttcaccactgctattcaacatagtactagaagtcctagcctcaacaatcagacaacaaaaagacataaaaggcaaattggcaaagaagaactcaaactctccctcttcaccgatgacatgatactctacatagaaaacccaaaagactccaccccaagattgctagaactcatagagcaatttggcagtgtggcaggatacaaaatcaatgcccagaagtcagtggcatttctataaagtaacaatgagactgaagaaagagaaattaaggagtcaatcccatttacaattgcacccaaaagcataagatacctaggaataaacctaaccaaagaggtaaaggatctatacccaaaaactatagaacactctgtaagaaattgaggaatacacgaagagatggaaaaatattccatgctcatggattggcagaattaatattgtgaaaatgtcaatgctacccagggcaatttacacatttaatgcaatccctatcaaaataccatggactttcttccgagggttggaacaaatcatcttaagatttgtgtggaatcagggatccctgggtggtgcagcggtttagcgcctgcctttggcccagggcgcgatcctggagacccgggatcgaatcccacgtcgggctcccggtgcatggagcctgcttctccctctgcctgtgtctctgcctctctctctctctctctctctctctgtgactatcataagtaaataaaattaaaaaaaatagcccaaagctactgtaatataaaaaaaaaaaaaagatttgtgtggaatcagaaaagaccccgaatagccaggggaattttaaaaaaagaaaaccatacctgggggcatcacaatgccagatttcaggttgtactacaaagctgtggtcatcaaaacagtgtggtactggcacaaaaacagacacatagatccatggaacaaaatagagaatccagaagtggaccctcaatttatggccaactaatattcgacacaggaggaaagactatccactggaaaaatgacagtctcttcaataaatggtgctgggaaaattggacatccacatgcagaagaatgaaactagaccactctctttcaccatacacaaagataaactcaaaatggatgaaagatctaaaagtgagacaagaatccatcaaaatcctataggagaacacaggcaacaccctttttggacttggccacagtaacttcttgcaagaaaggacttggccacagtaacttcttgcaagatacatccatgaaggcaagagaaacaaaagcaaaaatgaactattgggacttcatcaagataagaagcttctgcacagcaaaggatacagtcaacaaaactaaaagacaacctacagaatgggagaagatatttgcaaatgaagtatcagataaagggccagtatccgatctataaagaacttattaaactcagcagcaaagaaacaaacaatccaatcatgaaatgggcaaaagacatgaccaGTAATCTCACAGAAGACATAGatatggtcaacaagcacatgaggaaatctctgcatcacttgccatcagggaaatacaaatcaaaaccccaatgagatacacctcacaccagtgagaatgggggaaattaacaaggcaggaaaccataaatgttggagagaatgtggagcaaggggaaccctcctgcactgttggtgggaatgtgaactggtgtagccactctggaaaactgtgtggaggttcctcaaagagttaaaaatagatcttctgcaccacccagcaattgcactgctggggatttaccccaaagatacagatgcaatgaaacgccgggacatctgcaccccgatgtttgtagcagcgatgtccacaatagccaaactgtgaaaggagcctcagtgtccatgaaaagatgaatggataaagaagatgtggtctatgtatacaatggaatattactcagccattagaaacgacaaatacggCTTCCGGCCCGCGAGCAGCATGGCGGCGGCCTCAGgtgcagagaaggagaaggagcggcccggggtggggggtgggggagcggcgcgggcgcggcgggcgggaaCAGCACGCGGGAGCGGCTGCTGTCTGCGCTGGAGGACCTGGAGGTCTTGTCGAGAGAACTTATAGAAATGCTGGCAATTTCAAGAAACCAAAAGTTGTTGCCGCCTGATGAGGAAAACCAGGTCCTGGAGTTGTTAATTCATAGAGATGGGGAATTTCAAGAACTGATGAAGTTGGCACTTAATCAGGGAAAAATCCATCATGAAATGCACGTTTTAGAAAAGGAAGTGGAGAAGAGGGACAGTGATATTCAGCAACTACAGAAACAGCTAAAGGAAGCAGAGCAAATACTGGCAACAGCTGTTtaccaagcaaaagaaaaactcaaatcaatagaaaaggcaagaaaaggtgCCATCTCCtctgaagaaataattaaatatgcacATAGAATAAGTGCAAGTAATGCTGTGTGTGCTCCACTGACCTGGGTTCCAGGGGACCCACGGAGACCATACCCAACTGATTTAGAGATGAGAAGTGGATTATTGGGTCAAATGAACAATCCTTCCACGAATGGTGTAAATGGTCATTTACCAGGGGATGCACTTGCAGCAGGCAGATTGCCAGATGTCCTTGCCTCGCAGTACCCATGGCAGTCAAATGACATGTCAATGAATATGTTACCACCAAATCACAGTAATGACTTCTTGTTGGAACCTCCGGGgcataataaagaaaatgaagatgatgtAGAAGTTATGTCAACAGACTCCTCGAGCAGTAGCAGTGACTctgattaaaaacataaaagacataATTCATACAGAATTGAATACCAtggggagcacttgggtggctcggctgagtgtcagactcttgattttggctcaggtcttgatctcagggttgtgaggttgagccccgtatctggctctgtgctgggcatggagtctgctgaagattctctgaagattccccctgcctctctccctctctaaaaaccaaacaaaacagaattgaATGCTGTggaattctgttttctaaaactaTTGTAAACCTGTAAAAAATAGCCGGGTAATACTGGCTATAGCGGAATGGTGCGGCCCATCAAGAATCACtggacttttcttttaaaagccagAAATCATGGTTTCAGTTCTAAACcactaaatgaatatttaaagaataatcaaaatttattgttgggaaaaaaattacTCAGTGCTGTTCTATGCCATTATATTCCAGTTATGTTGGACTTGTACATAGTAGGTCTGGAAATACACGCTGAGGGAAGTGACCGCTGTACATACACTAATCAGCCCCTGGAATTAGttagaaaagcattttaaataaggGCAGTGGATCACTGAATGTCTTTTGTATCTCAGAATAACAAAACCCTCATTTTAAAGTGAAGGCTGGTAGCTTCGGTCACAGTAACGGGGGAAATTGTCTCAATTTGTACTATCTGTAATTATTGTAAGTTTTGTAAATAAACTCTCTTGTTTGTactccgaaaaaaaaaaaaaaaagaaatgacaaatacccaccatttgcttcgacgtggatggaactggagggtattatgcttgatgaaataagtcaattggagaaggacaaacattatatggtctcattaatttgcataatataaaaaatagtgaaagggattaaagaggaaaggagaaaacatgagtgggaaatatcagaaagggaaacagaacttgagagactcctaactctgggaaacgaaccaggggtggtggaaggggaggtgggcgggtggtgggggtgactgggtgatgggcactgaggggggcacttgatgggatgagcacagggtgttattctatatgttggttaactgaacaccaataaaatataaagttattaaaaaaaaacaattggtaGCAGCAACAACATCCAAGCAAAATTTTGACGGCGTTTGAAGACAATGAGAAACATAGATGTGGCACCCTGTCAACCCTTTGAATTCACTGTCTTTCTCACTATTTCTGAGGGTCATGGGTGAGTTCTCTAGGTTCTGAGCTCTGTTTTCTTTGCATCAAGCTCCTGATCTAATTGGCTTTCCAGTCAGTGCCCCATTTGATGGGAAACCCTTAGCCCTTGGCTTTGTCCCCAGAGCCCCAGATTCCATATTGGAACTGCTAGTGGTAGCTTCAATTTCCCATTTGTTTGGAATCAGTTCACAGTCCCATTTGTTGAAATCTGCTGATTCAATGGTTTTTCCCAGTCCAGAGGTGTATAGAACTTCATGGTGGTTGCAGGTTAGAGTCAGACTGCGTCTGACTAGGTCCGAGGTTGGACTGGGTTTGACTCCAGCTGGACTGAGTCTAGTAAAGGCTCTTGTCAACAGGGATCTCAGAAGCCAGAAAGCTGCAAAAAATTTGatggggagggatccctgggtggcgcagcggtttggcgcctgcctttggcccagggcgcaatcctggagacctgggatcgaatcccacatcgggcttccagtgcatgaagcctgcttctccctctgcctatgtctctgcctctctctctttctctctctgtgactatcataaataaataaaaaattttaaaaaattaaaaaaaaaagaaaaaaattgatggggaagtatcaaacatttaaaggcTGCTAGAGCACTTGCTACCTCAGGAACACTCCCATAGTAGGATAAGTTGGTCCTATAACTGGTCAGATTAGGTTTCCTGCCATCATCAAGAAAATTTCCATGCAATGAGTATAAAACACCCCACAACTCCATTCCCCACAGCACATCTCACTTACGTCTGAGTTTGCTAAGAGAAACCCAAAAGCCTATCTTAAAACAAATGCGTTTCTTTCTATCCAAAGAGTTGAGTGTGCCACCCTTTAGGTATAAAAACTATGGTCCTGGAGGCTATagataattatgaaaatgaaaaaaaaatcttactaaaCAGAACCTAGAATTACAGCGCCCATTACAAGGAATCTCCTAATTAAATTAGATACAACCATTTAAGatgtatatttgaaagtaaacATTCCCAAATTAAACAGAATGGGATATCTCTTAAATTGTCATGCAGAAGCCTCCAAGAGTTTTCAATATTCCAAAATGGTTTCATTGAAAGATTCATTGCAAACAGTtaatgaaaaagagataaaaggtacTGAAAATGAAAGACAGTAAGACTATAAGGAGTAACCCCTACCGTTCCCCTCTACCTTCTTTTGTTTGAGTACTCCTTCTAGGAATCCTCTAAGTTGCTTTTCAATTCTGAAGAAACTATGAAAAAGTTACCCTTTAAAATAAGACCACCCTAGGCTACAGGCAGACCTCTTCAGGTATCTTTTACTCCTTGGTCAAATACCAAACTAAGGGCTTTAGTTAAAGAACTTTTTTCAACCCATGGAGGATCctcaaatttttttataaatagattaCCTCCTAAACCgcattaagagaagaaaataaaatttcacatttggcttttctttccaaatccagACCAATTGATTGTTGATCCTTCTCTCCCAGGATAGCTATTGCCTTCTTGCTTGTCTGATTTTTATGTTCTAAGAACCTGCCTTGGATTTCTGCCTTGGATTTCTGGGCATGTAGGTTGTAGGTTCTGTCTTTGACTCTCTTTGGGAGTGGCTCTAGATCTTGTGAAGATAGTATCTTTTGCACCCTCTTTGAGGATGCCTCTTGGTTCCATACAGTTGTTTTATACAGCCAGGAATATTTCTGTTTGTCTGGGTGAAACCTGACACAGTATTTGAAAGGATTTAAGAActttatgattaaaatttttacCAATTTTGAAGCTGGTATTCAGAATctgatagaaatattttcaggTCTTCTCTCCTAAGCTAACTAcactgagggaaagagaaatataCCAACATAGGTGGATGGTGTGTCAGTCCAACTTAGGCAGCATCTCCATGCTTTCAAGaacaattgtttttgttttgcaatcTGGTCTATAGAACCAGTGATGTTGCTCCAGAAACAATCCAAAGTCATCAATCACTTTTACCAATCTCCAAACCTTCCCTACTTTTCTCAAAAGACTTGTTAGTATTGTAAAAATTCTGGCCTTTAAGGAGCAAAACTTCTTAGAGAAGCTTGCATTCTTTTCCTGTGCCTTTGATGTGTTAATGTTCTATGTAGTCTCAAAGATTCTCATGAAGACCATCTTTGTTAAGAAAATTTCAAGGAGGTAAttcttatcaagaaaaaaaaaagagggcggGAGGGGTCACTTGAAACTTGATTTGTCAAGAACAAACACATGTCTTGTGTCCATATACATCTGTCTGTGTTAGATTCGAATCCTATTGTCTTTGAGGTCTTCTTACATGCGTATACACTGGACCAGATCCTGAATCCTAGTTTGCTCAACTATCTGGCTAATAACCATCTCCAAAATAGCATTTCCAGTTTTCTCCCAATATGTGACctttgggtctggcttctttcacttagcattacataTTTTAAGGATTCATACATATTGTAGCACATAtcagtactttattattttttatggtcaattaatattgtattatatcgctatatcaaaatttgtttatccatttgccaGTTGATGAAAACTTGAGTAACTTTAATATTTCTATCTTAATTCTTTGGCTGTCATAagtactgctataaacatttgtgtacacatttctgttttgtcttcAAATCTCTGGAATTGCTGGGTattatggtaattctatttttacattttgaggaactgctaatGCATTTTGACAACgtttgtaccattttatattttcactagcaatgtatgaaatttccaatttcttcacatctttgtcaacacttactatttttttcttatcattagaGCTATCCCTGTGAGAGTGATAtagtatatcattgtggtttttatctGCAATACTCTAATGAcgaataatgttgaacatcttttcatgtgtttatttttttattttatttactatttatttatttatttatttatttatttaatttattcatgagatacacaaagagagagagccagagacatgtacagaaggagaagcaggcttcacacagggaacctgatctgggacttgattcccagacctaggatcatgccctgaactaaaggcagatgctcaaccactgagccacccaggcgtcccttttcatgtgcttaatggctatttgtatatattctttggagaaatgtttattcgagtcctttgttaatttttcaatcaggttattttttggttgttgagttgtaagactTTCTTATATATCCTATATACTAGATTATCAGGTAAataatttgcaagtattttattttattttttaaaatattttatttattcatttatgatggacatagaaagggtggggggcagagacagaggcggaaggagaagcaggctccatgctgggagcccgatgtggga
This DNA window, taken from Canis lupus familiaris isolate Mischka breed German Shepherd chromosome 6, alternate assembly UU_Cfam_GSD_1.0, whole genome shotgun sequence, encodes the following:
- the LOC611719 gene encoding LOW QUALITY PROTEIN: mediator of RNA polymerase II transcription subunit 4-like (The sequence of the model RefSeq protein was modified relative to this genomic sequence to represent the inferred CDS: deleted 2 bases in 1 codon); the encoded protein is MAAASGAEKEKERRGGGWGSGAGAAGGNSTRERLLSALEDLEVLSRELIEMLAISRNQKLLPPDEENQVLELLIHRDGEFQELMKLALNQGKIHHEMHVLEKEVEKRDSDIQQLQKQLKEAEQILATAVYQAKEKLKSIEKARKGAISSEEIIKYAHRISASNAVCAPLTWVPGDPRRPYPTDLEMRSGLLGQMNNPSTNGVNGHLPGDALAAGRLPDVLASQYPWQSNDMSMNMLPPNHSNDFLLEPPGHNKENEDDVEVMSTDSSSSSSDSD